GGCAAAAGAATTTTACGCAGATGCGGTGGAACAAGCTAAGGCACTAGATCTTAAAATGCCAAACTTTGATGAGTTTTGGAAAGAGGGCTATGTAAAATTTGACAAAGACAATGAAGATACAAAATACTACACAAGACTTAGTGCATTTAGAGAAAATCCACACAAAAATCGCCTTGGCACGCCATCAGGCAAGATAGAGATCTACTCTCCAACTATTGCTAAATTTGGCTACAAAGACTTTGCTCCACACTTTGCTTGGATCGAGCCGTTTGAGTGGCTTGGTAGTGAAAAAGCTAAGAAATATCCATTTAGCATCACAACCCCACACTCAAGATATCGCCTCCACTCTCAGCTAAATAACTCAATAATCAGAAACTACGCTGAAGTGAGCGCAAGAGAGCCTATGTTAATAAATACAAACGACGCTAAGAAAAAAGGCATCGCAACTGGTGATGTAGTGAGAGTCTTTAACGATAGGGGTGAAATTTTAGTAGGAGCACTTGTCACTGACATTATCCCAGAGCACGTCATCGCCATCTGCGAGGGCGCATGGTATGATCCTGAAGTGCTAGGTGAAAAGAGCCTTTGTAAGCATGGTTGCATCAATGTCTTAACACGCGACAAAGGCACGTCTAGCATCGCTCAAAGTAACTGCGGACATACGATACTAGCGGATCTTGAAAAATATAAAGGCGAGATCAAACCAATAACTGCGTTTTCTAAACCAAAAATTTTACAATCTTTGTAGAATTTATATAAATTTAGCCCTCGCTTGGGGGGCTAAATCAAATTTATCACTTTGGATCAAGCCCTTTTATTATAAGCTCAAACTGCTCATCACTTAAATCAAAATCAAAAAATTTCTTATAAAATTTTTTCGCCTCATCAAGCAAATTTATATCTCCAAAAATTTCTGGATGTATAGTTTTAGCTGCCCATAAAATTTGCAGTGCCCCCTCAGCACCATATCTATCCCAGCTAAAAATTCCATTTGGATTAGCATATACTTGTTTATTTTTTACAGCCTTTAGCCCTGAAAATCTCTGATCTTTATAAAATTCCTCAACTGATTTTTGTCCATTTTTGTCGCCTATAATGACGATATCTGGATCATCTGCTAAGATCTCTTCGCTAGTGATCTCTATCATATTTCCACTCTTTTTAATCACATTTTCACCACCAGCTATCTTTATCCATTCGTCTATTATGGTATTAGCTCCATCTACTTTTAAGAAATTTGAGCCATTTGCGACGTGTAAAACTTTTGGACGTTTTCTTAATTTGTCTGTTTTTGACTTTACAAAAGATATTTTTTCGTTTATATATTCATCAAAAATTTTTGCTCTCTTTAATGCGTCACCACCGACTAAATTTGCAGTCAGCAAGATGCTATCACGCATCTCATCGTAGTTTGTAAATGACAGATACGCAGCCTTTATGCCTTGCTTTTTAAGCTGCTCGAGATAGTTTTTGTTTGAAACTATGGTGATATCTGGATTTAGTTTGATCACCTCTTCGATTTGTATGTCGTTGTTGTTAAACGCAGATGGGATGTTTTTTAAATTCGGATAGACAAGGTTAAACCAAACGTTTTTCTTGATAGGATCGGTCGTAAGCACCACTTTATCCATGCCGCCAAGCATCAAGATGATTTGATTATTCGCATGCCAAAGAGCAGCGATAGACTTTGCTTCGCCGTTTAGTTTTATATCGTTTCCTAACAAGTCTTTTAAGACAATTGACTCTTGAGCAAATGTGCATATTTGAGCAAAAAATAGCACTAAAAACATTAAAATTTTCTTCATTTTTAACCTTTATTATTAAATAACTGCTTATTATACATTAAAGTATAAAAATAAAATAATTTAAATATATTTTTTAAATTAATAATAAAAAATAAACGAAGTATTAAGGAATCAAGTTGTAACATCTCCGCAAATTTAAATTTTTATCAAAGGAAAAAGTTAATGAGAATCTCATTTATAACGTGTGCGATTTTGTCATTAAGCACTATAGCAAGTGCGGTTGATCAAACGACACTTGAGACAGTTGAGGTTACAAACTCAGCTGGCGAGGGCATTTCAGACTCAGGTATAGCGGAGCATTTTTTGCAAAAGGATGCGCTTTTTGGACCACTTATCGATAAAAAGGTCAAAGACATTCCACTACAAATCAACACGGTTACAAATGAGCTAGCACAAAATTTAGGCGCGACTGGTCTTGAAGGTGTTTGGAGAACTGTACCAAGTGCTACGGTGAGCTACATGGGCTCAGGCTCTGTCACTCGCCCAGGCACAAGAGGAATGTATGGTGGCGTTATTGGTAACAATTACTGGGATGGCTTTATGGTTACTGCAACGACTGCTGTGCCGATGATGATCTTTGAAAAGCTTGAAGTTCAAAATGGCATTTCTGGCTCACTTTACGGCTCACAGCATCCAAGCGGTATCTTTAACTATACTCGCAAATCCCCAGTGCCAAGACAAACTATCGTACGCGCTGACTGGAGCGAGAAGTCAAATTTTGGCTTGATGCTAGATACATCAGATCGTTTTGAAAAGGTTGGATATAGAGGAATTTTTTACTTTAATGATGGTCAGGGATTTGTAAAAGATAGCACTAAACGAAGCAAACTTGCAAATTTCTCATTTGACTTTTATCCTATCGATAGACTTACTATTGAGACAAATTTTACCTACTACAACTACATCAGATATGGATATGGCGGACGCTTGATGTTCCCCTCAAACAAATGGCGTGGCTAAATTTGATATCCCAGGAGCGATCTCAAATAAGACTAAGTATTTAGGACAAACTTGGTCAGGCATGGATCTAGAAAGCTATAATGCTAGTGTTAAATTTAAATACAACATCAACGATAACTGGTACAGCGAGACTGGATATAACTATCACGTATCAGACCGCTACACAATGGAGCAATCAAACGCTCTAAGTGGCAATAACGGACAAATTTCATCATCTGTACAAAATAAAGGTGCAAAAGCTCCGAGATTTATCTTGCAAAGCTGGTTTGCTAAAGCTATGGGTAATATCCAAACAGGTAGCATCGAGCACAATCTTGGACTTTCAACATACGGCTACATATATGAGTCAAAGACTAATGATCCAGGCGCTGGAAATGCAAATCTTGGAACGCAGCAATGGGGAAATTTCCAAAGATATAATAAACCTAACAACTTCACAAAATCAGGTGGCTTAAAAAAAGCGATCTACTTTAAAACCTATAACGCCACGTTGGCTGATGATATCAAACTAAGCGATCAGTTTAGCTTCCTAGGCGCGTTAACTTACACCTGGGTAAATCAAAAAAGCTACGCTAATAAGCCAAACAACACCGACCCAAGAATCCAAGTCGGAAATAACACAGATAAAGAGCTTACATACTTAGCAGGTCTTACATATAGACCAGTTGATAACACAAGTATCTACTTTACCTACTCAAATAGCATCCAAATCGACGGACTAGTCCCTGCCAACTACGATGCAGGTAGGACACTTGTTTATGTAAAACCGATCAAAACAGAGCAATATGAGCTAGGTGCAAAGACGACACTAGGTAGCGTTGATCTATCTACTGCACTTTTTCAGATCGAAAGGCCACTTTATTATAAAGTTAGCAACGGTGTCTTTGAAAAGCACGGCAAACAAGTTAACCGCGGACTTGAGGCGACAGCTGGCGGAAAGCTAGGCAACTATGTGAGTGTTTATGGTGGCTTTATGCTGCTTGATGCAAAACTAAGAAATACCTATTTAGAAGCCGCAAGAGATAAATATGTAGTTGGTGTACCAAAATTTCAGTCAAATTTAGTAGTTGATTTTGCTGTGCCAAATACAAATAAGCTAAATTTTATGACAAACCTTCACTATACAGGCAAACGTTATGTTGATGATGCTAACACAAAAAGCGTAGATGGATATTTCACAACCGATCTTGGTGTAAGATATACTAGTAAAACATGGCTAGGTAAGGAGACTACGTTTAGATTTAATGTAAATAATATCTTTGATAAAAAATATTTCATCAGTGTAAGACCAGGTGAAAGTGACGGTGCAGGAACTGGCACAACAGATATGTACCTAGGCGATGGCAGAAATTTCACAGCTTCGTTTGAGGTTAAATTTTAATATTCTTTAACTGGGTAAGAGTGATCTTGCCCAGTTTTGCTAGTTTAAAAGATAGATTCAACTCTCATTTTAACTATCTCCACATCATTTATATCTTCAAATTTGATCCTAGTTTTTACAACCATAAGAGTTTTATTTTTGAAATTTACGTCAGAGATTAGTCCGCTAGCACTTGTATAGGTGTAGCCGTCATGATAGCTCACATATACTTCATCAGCTGGCTTTAGCTCGCTTATCTTTTTTAAAATTTCATCGACTTTGCTTTCATCAAGCTCTAGTTTTTCGCATTTCTCTCGCTCTTTTTGTCGCAAGGCTCGCTCTAAGGTTGAGAGAGGATTAAACGAGCTAAAAATTTTTGCTCTATCTTTACTCGCCACTTTTGTGCCCTCCGATCTTTTTATTTCTATCTTGCCCAGTGGCTTCTGGCAGTAGATCGATCGCTCTTAAAACCGAGTTTTTACCAAATTTTTCTTTTATGAGATTTAGGGATTTTAAAACTGCCTTTTCTTTAGTATCATCCTCAAAAAGACTAGAGTGAGCTAGACTCTCTTTTACTACGTCGTTTGCACTGATGCTAATTTGCCTAATCAGCCCAACATTTTTTATCTTGTTTAAAAGTAGCTCTTCGGCCAAACTCATCAGCACACTTGAGATATTTGTTGGTGTCTTAAACCTAATACTTGCACGTTGTAGTGGTTCGAGTTTGTCGGCAAATTTTATATTTATCGTTATTCCACTTGCCATTACTTCTTTGTTTATCATCCTAAGCGCTAGCCTATCAGCCATCTCTTTTAGTACGACTACCGCCTCACAACGCTCGTAGTCTCTTGGTAAAATTTCAGAGCTAAAGTAGGATTTTGTGCTTGGTTTGTATGCTTTTATGTCAGCTATTGTCGTTGGCTCTATGCCATTTGCGTGATCTATCGTTATATAGGCATCAACTCCAAAAAATTTCTCAAGCAAGCTTCGCGGAGCATTTGCTATATCTTTCATACAAAAAATTCCATGTTTTTCTAGCTTTAGTCTAGTTTGCTTACCGATACGCCAAAAGTCATCTAGCGGTTGATGCGTCCAAAGACGTTCTTTATAAAGCTGCTCGTCTAAAAATGCAATCCCATCATCACTGTGTTTAGCTAGGATATCAAGGGCGATTTTTGCGAGGTATAAATTTGTGCCCATGCCACAGGTGGCCGTCACGCCAGTAGTATTTAAAATTTCATCCATTATCTTTTTGGCTATGGATTTTGCATCGGTATTATAGAATTTAACATAAGAAGTAAGATCGATAAAGGCCTCATCGATAGAATAGACATAGATATCATCTTTTGAGACATATTTTAGATATATCTCATAAATTTTAGCCGCATAGTCGATGTAAAACTGCATTCTAGGAGGTGCAATGATAAATTTTATAGCCTTTGGTATTTCAAAAAGCCTGCATCTATTTTTAACACCTTTAGCTCTAAGGGCTGGACTAACGGCTAGGCAAACACTTCCGTTGCCACGGCTATCGTCAGCCACGACCAGATCGGCTTTAAACGGATCAAGCCCTCGCTCCACACACTCAACTGAGGCGTAAAATGACTTTAGATCAATGACGGCATAAAATTTTTGTGCTTTGTTTTTCATGGAGTGATTATAGATGAAAATTAGTAAAAATTCGTTTTTGAAAAATCGATCTTAAGGCTAAAATTTCTAATAAAATTTTTTAGAAACAAAATAAGTAAAATGGATAAATTTTACTATATTTATATACTTTAATAAAAATAGCAATAAATATAATTAAATATATTTTAAATATATAAATTATTTTAATAAATAAAACTTCAATGTAAATTTTAAATAAATAAATCCCTATATCTAGGGAAAATATACTTTAAATAATTAAAGATTTCAGCTAATATTTAAATGACATTTATTATTATATTTTTATATTTTACTACTAGAAAGGATAGAAAATGGCTATCTTAGATATTTTTAGTGAGTTTAAGTTTAGAGGTGATTTGCATAAAGGTCTTATAAAAGCTAGTTTGATCGCAGCGTCCTGTATTTTGGTCGCTCAAGCTTCATCTGATTGGGATGTCGTGCAGTCTAAATTTAAAGATGATATAGATACAAGATTTAATCTTTATGTTAGTGATGGTAAAAATATCAATGCTGGCGAAAGTAATTTAAATGGAAATATAGCCGGTGCTATAAGTGATGCAAATATCAATAATAATGGTGCGATTAGTGGTTATAGATTAAATTTAAAAGATGTTAATGCGCAAAGAAAGAAATATGGAGTCTTTGCAGCCGGCTCATATAGTGGCATCGTTTCAAACAACAGTTTATTTGCAGAAAACGTTCAAAATGGGCATGATCTTGATGTGTACGGCGGACACTCGTATAAGGGCGAAGCAAATTATAATACCTTGTCTATAATGGCTTCAAC
The nucleotide sequence above comes from Campylobacter concisus. Encoded proteins:
- a CDS encoding DNA repair protein, translating into MKNKAQKFYAVIDLKSFYASVECVERGLDPFKADLVVADDSRGNGSVCLAVSPALRAKGVKNRCRLFEIPKAIKFIIAPPRMQFYIDYAAKIYEIYLKYVSKDDIYVYSIDEAFIDLTSYVKFYNTDAKSIAKKIMDEILNTTGVTATCGMGTNLYLAKIALDILAKHSDDGIAFLDEQLYKERLWTHQPLDDFWRIGKQTRLKLEKHGIFCMKDIANAPRSLLEKFFGVDAYITIDHANGIEPTTIADIKAYKPSTKSYFSSEILPRDYERCEAVVVLKEMADRLALRMINKEVMASGITINIKFADKLEPLQRASIRFKTPTNISSVLMSLAEELLLNKIKNVGLIRQISISANDVVKESLAHSSLFEDDTKEKAVLKSLNLIKEKFGKNSVLRAIDLLPEATGQDRNKKIGGHKSGE
- a CDS encoding TonB-dependent receptor plug domain-containing protein, translated to MRISFITCAILSLSTIASAVDQTTLETVEVTNSAGEGISDSGIAEHFLQKDALFGPLIDKKVKDIPLQINTVTNELAQNLGATGLEGVWRTVPSATVSYMGSGSVTRPGTRGMYGGVIGNNYWDGFMVTATTAVPMMIFEKLEVQNGISGSLYGSQHPSGIFNYTRKSPVPRQTIVRADWSEKSNFGLMLDTSDRFEKVGYRGIFYFNDGQGFVKDSTKRSKLANFSFDFYPIDRLTIETNFTYYNYIRYGYGGRLMFPSNKWRG
- a CDS encoding TonB-dependent receptor; the protein is MAKFDIPGAISNKTKYLGQTWSGMDLESYNASVKFKYNINDNWYSETGYNYHVSDRYTMEQSNALSGNNGQISSSVQNKGAKAPRFILQSWFAKAMGNIQTGSIEHNLGLSTYGYIYESKTNDPGAGNANLGTQQWGNFQRYNKPNNFTKSGGLKKAIYFKTYNATLADDIKLSDQFSFLGALTYTWVNQKSYANKPNNTDPRIQVGNNTDKELTYLAGLTYRPVDNTSIYFTYSNSIQIDGLVPANYDAGRTLVYVKPIKTEQYELGAKTTLGSVDLSTALFQIERPLYYKVSNGVFEKHGKQVNRGLEATAGGKLGNYVSVYGGFMLLDAKLRNTYLEAARDKYVVGVPKFQSNLVVDFAVPNTNKLNFMTNLHYTGKRYVDDANTKSVDGYFTTDLGVRYTSKTWLGKETTFRFNVNNIFDKKYFISVRPGESDGAGTGTTDMYLGDGRNFTASFEVKF
- a CDS encoding YolD-like family protein; this translates as MASKDRAKIFSSFNPLSTLERALRQKEREKCEKLELDESKVDEILKKISELKPADEVYVSYHDGYTYTSASGLISDVNFKNKTLMVVKTRIKFEDINDVEIVKMRVESIF
- a CDS encoding ABC transporter substrate-binding protein, with the translated sequence MKKILMFLVLFFAQICTFAQESIVLKDLLGNDIKLNGEAKSIAALWHANNQIILMLGGMDKVVLTTDPIKKNVWFNLVYPNLKNIPSAFNNNDIQIEEVIKLNPDITIVSNKNYLEQLKKQGIKAAYLSFTNYDEMRDSILLTANLVGGDALKRAKIFDEYINEKISFVKSKTDKLRKRPKVLHVANGSNFLKVDGANTIIDEWIKIAGGENVIKKSGNMIEITSEEILADDPDIVIIGDKNGQKSVEEFYKDQRFSGLKAVKNKQVYANPNGIFSWDRYGAEGALQILWAAKTIHPEIFGDINLLDEAKKFYKKFFDFDLSDEQFELIIKGLDPK